A stretch of Aerococcus christensenii DNA encodes these proteins:
- a CDS encoding NUDIX hydrolase, translating into MKFGEKTLSKEDIYEGSIIHLERLKVELQNETVSYREIVRHSPAVAIIATKEDKLLLVRQFRKPAEEALLEIPAGMVEEGEDFLFSAQRELEEETTYQAEEWKEVANLYPSPGWSTECLTVYRAKNLHKVAHPRPQDADEHIEQVWLSLAEAREALEKGEITDMKTAYAIRELEIEYMKEG; encoded by the coding sequence GTGAAATTCGGAGAAAAAACACTAAGCAAAGAAGATATTTATGAGGGAAGCATTATTCATTTGGAACGTTTGAAAGTTGAACTTCAAAATGAAACGGTATCTTATCGGGAAATTGTGCGGCATTCCCCAGCTGTAGCCATCATTGCAACCAAAGAGGATAAGCTCTTGTTGGTGCGACAATTTCGGAAACCGGCTGAAGAAGCCTTATTAGAAATTCCTGCCGGTATGGTGGAAGAAGGGGAAGACTTCCTCTTTTCTGCACAAAGAGAATTGGAAGAAGAAACGACTTATCAAGCAGAAGAATGGAAAGAAGTCGCTAATCTTTATCCTTCTCCAGGCTGGTCAACAGAATGTTTAACGGTTTATCGGGCAAAGAATTTGCATAAGGTGGCTCATCCACGCCCCCAAGATGCGGATGAACATATTGAACAAGTCTGGCTTAGTCTCGCTGAAGCCAGAGAAGCCCTTGAAAAGGGAGAAATTACGGATATGAAGACGGCCTATGCGATTCGAGAGTTAGAAATAGAGTACATGAAGGAAGGGTAA
- a CDS encoding LysM peptidoglycan-binding domain-containing protein, whose protein sequence is MRTNKKSFNKWLSLASVSLLSAITLQAVDSEPVDAVTGEWQQENRIFSSVNEAMSYGQAHANWSQYKQYRVSYVGPRQFVLKWELRTPKKAAVATPSAQPIQMQGTYTVQAGDSLWRISQKCGVSVADLMRWNGVNGQTMLQIGDKLQVTGPVTTPTPARPVKVNTQKAFVRDVHHFDSVQKALDYGKSIFNWRKYRQFYVRQKGSQDFIIDWELKDGGKVQPAVKVQKTSPTSSASLYTVQAGDSLWKISRRYGVSVLDLMAWNKLGDDFMLYPGDHLIVADPATSSSPLQTTSQAPKEEAPSKGTQTPAKEETTPQVETPSSQDEASSQDVAVLSFEEVGKLREKQPTALMCKTFASKEEAIAYGNKHMDTSKYQGFYLVHDANPESYHIEWQLKVNQPEVHAASGIDLTAIDHGDFSSIAGAWQNDRGETYIFNKAGLVSPNEQVARYAEEGSKGYSYGIIGKGKAHGGAALQILPKGKKSAMGGTTYDRDALVVEQSVSEESHPFYKVF, encoded by the coding sequence ATGAGAACTAATAAAAAGAGTTTTAATAAATGGCTCTCTCTAGCTTCTGTGAGTTTGTTATCTGCAATTACTTTACAAGCGGTAGATAGCGAACCTGTGGATGCCGTTACAGGAGAGTGGCAACAAGAAAATCGCATATTTTCAAGTGTGAATGAGGCGATGTCTTATGGACAAGCGCATGCGAATTGGTCGCAATACAAGCAATACCGCGTCTCTTATGTAGGACCTCGGCAGTTTGTCTTGAAATGGGAATTGAGAACGCCGAAGAAAGCAGCAGTCGCTACACCATCCGCTCAGCCTATTCAAATGCAAGGTACCTATACCGTTCAAGCGGGCGACTCCTTGTGGCGGATTAGCCAAAAGTGTGGTGTGTCCGTGGCAGATTTGATGCGGTGGAACGGCGTGAATGGGCAAACCATGCTTCAGATTGGCGACAAGCTTCAAGTGACGGGTCCAGTAACGACTCCAACCCCCGCTCGTCCAGTGAAAGTCAATACTCAGAAAGCTTTTGTTCGGGATGTCCATCATTTTGATTCCGTTCAAAAAGCTCTTGATTATGGAAAGAGTATCTTTAACTGGCGGAAGTATCGTCAATTCTATGTTCGTCAAAAGGGTAGTCAAGATTTCATCATTGATTGGGAATTAAAGGACGGAGGAAAAGTCCAACCCGCTGTGAAAGTTCAAAAAACTTCTCCGACTTCCTCTGCGTCTCTTTATACGGTTCAAGCCGGAGATTCTCTCTGGAAGATTAGTCGCCGCTATGGAGTTTCTGTTCTAGACCTCATGGCTTGGAACAAACTGGGTGATGATTTTATGCTTTATCCAGGGGATCATTTGATTGTCGCTGATCCTGCTACAAGCTCTTCACCCCTCCAAACGACGAGTCAAGCTCCAAAAGAAGAGGCACCTTCAAAGGGCACTCAAACCCCAGCTAAAGAAGAAACGACTCCTCAGGTAGAAACCCCAAGCTCACAAGATGAGGCCTCTTCACAAGATGTGGCGGTTCTTAGCTTTGAGGAAGTTGGGAAGCTTCGGGAGAAACAGCCGACTGCTTTGATGTGTAAGACCTTTGCTTCTAAGGAAGAAGCTATCGCTTATGGGAATAAACATATGGATACTTCTAAGTATCAAGGCTTTTATTTGGTACATGATGCAAATCCTGAGTCCTATCATATTGAATGGCAATTGAAAGTGAACCAACCTGAGGTACATGCTGCTTCTGGTATTGATCTGACAGCCATTGATCATGGCGACTTTTCAAGTATAGCCGGTGCTTGGCAGAATGACCGCGGAGAAACCTATATTTTCAATAAAGCAGGACTGGTGTCACCAAACGAACAAGTGGCTCGTTATGCTGAAGAAGGAAGCAAGGGTTATAGCTATGGCATCATCGGCAAAGGCAAGGCACATGGCGGAGCCGCTCTCCAGATCCTTCCTAAAGGGAAGAAGTCGGCTATGGGAGGAACGACTTATGATAGGGATGCTCTGGTTGTGGAACAATCGGTATCTGAAGAAAGCCATCCTTTCTACAAGGTCTTTTAA
- a CDS encoding SH3 domain-containing protein, whose translation MKQLKKGNSGNSEHSNDSTELPEKGTYYFTSRKEVRGESSLSSPELAYYDNGMSVYYDKTLKAEGYQWISYIGGSGNRRYIAIDKLNQSEDNPSNPHSGSSAEELPSKGTYCFTSRKEVRGEPSLSSPELAYYDNGMSVYYDKVLKSEGYQWISYIGGSGNRRYIAISPL comes from the coding sequence ATCAAACAACTCAAAAAAGGAAACTCAGGAAATTCAGAACATTCGAATGACAGCACAGAACTTCCAGAAAAAGGAACTTATTATTTCACCTCAAGAAAAGAAGTAAGAGGAGAATCAAGCTTATCTAGTCCAGAACTGGCTTATTACGATAATGGGATGAGCGTTTATTATGATAAGACTTTAAAAGCAGAGGGTTATCAATGGATTAGTTATATAGGCGGTTCAGGAAACAGAAGATATATTGCGATTGACAAGTTGAATCAATCCGAGGATAATCCTTCAAATCCTCACTCGGGTTCTTCTGCAGAAGAATTGCCATCCAAGGGGACTTATTGTTTCACCTCAAGAAAGGAAGTGAGAGGAGAACCAAGTTTATCTAGTCCAGAACTGGCTTATTATGATAATGGAATGAGTGTTTATTATGATAAAGTCTTAAAATCAGAGGGTTATCAATGGATTAGTTATATCGGTGGTTCAGGAAATAGACGTTATATTGCAATTAGTCCTTTATAA
- the nox gene encoding H2O-forming NADH oxidase has product MKFVIVGTNHAGIAAANTLLDNYGEGNEVVMIDRNTNLSYLGCGTALWVGRQIDSYKGLFYTKPEDFEAKGARISLETSVDRVDFDKKVVYATSKDGKAIEESYDKLILAEGSAPIAPNLPGKDLEGIHFLKLFQEGMAVDQELAKNEVKTVAVVGAGYIGVEIAEAAARRGKKVLLFDAADTCLASYYDEEFSSLMDKNLKEHGIETHYGEFAQEYLGENGRVCGLKTDKGQYDADAIINCIGFRPNSVLGGDHLERFANGAYLVSRGFQTSDPDVFAIGDCATNYSNALQATTYIALASNAVRSGIVGAHNAAGTAIEGAGVQGSNGIDIFDLKLVSTGLSVKAAEKFGVNVKYVDYEDTQLPGFMPAEKNATVKIRIVYEKGTNRIVGTQLASHYDMHELIHMFSLAIQEGITMDKLQLLDIFFLPHYNQPYNYVTMAALTADKN; this is encoded by the coding sequence ATGAAATTTGTTATTGTTGGGACAAACCATGCAGGGATTGCTGCTGCAAATACACTTTTGGACAATTATGGTGAAGGCAATGAAGTTGTCATGATTGATCGGAATACAAACCTTTCTTACTTAGGCTGTGGGACCGCTTTATGGGTAGGTCGTCAAATCGACAGCTATAAAGGCTTGTTCTATACTAAACCTGAAGACTTCGAAGCCAAAGGAGCTCGCATCTCCCTTGAAACAAGTGTAGACCGGGTAGACTTTGACAAGAAAGTCGTTTATGCGACTTCCAAAGACGGCAAAGCTATTGAAGAGAGCTACGACAAATTAATCTTGGCAGAAGGCTCTGCACCAATTGCCCCTAACCTACCAGGAAAAGACTTAGAAGGTATTCACTTCTTAAAACTCTTCCAAGAAGGAATGGCTGTTGATCAAGAATTAGCGAAGAATGAAGTGAAGACTGTAGCCGTTGTTGGAGCAGGTTACATCGGTGTTGAAATCGCTGAAGCTGCTGCACGTCGTGGAAAGAAAGTTCTTCTCTTTGATGCTGCAGATACTTGCTTAGCAAGCTACTATGATGAAGAATTCTCTTCCTTAATGGACAAGAACTTGAAAGAACACGGGATTGAAACTCACTATGGTGAATTTGCGCAAGAATACCTTGGCGAAAATGGACGTGTGTGTGGTCTCAAGACAGACAAGGGACAATACGATGCAGATGCTATTATTAACTGTATTGGGTTCCGTCCAAATTCCGTTTTAGGTGGCGACCATCTCGAAAGATTTGCCAATGGGGCGTATCTTGTTAGCCGTGGCTTCCAAACCTCAGATCCAGATGTTTTCGCAATCGGTGACTGTGCAACGAACTACTCCAACGCCCTACAAGCAACAACTTACATTGCCTTAGCTTCTAACGCTGTACGTAGCGGAATCGTAGGTGCACATAATGCTGCTGGTACGGCTATTGAAGGGGCAGGAGTTCAAGGCTCTAACGGTATTGACATTTTTGATCTTAAGTTAGTGTCTACTGGTTTGAGTGTGAAGGCTGCTGAAAAATTCGGCGTTAATGTGAAATATGTAGACTATGAAGATACTCAACTTCCAGGCTTCATGCCAGCTGAGAAGAATGCGACAGTTAAGATTCGCATTGTTTATGAAAAAGGAACTAACCGCATTGTCGGTACCCAACTAGCTTCCCACTATGACATGCATGAACTCATTCACATGTTCTCCTTAGCTATCCAAGAAGGAATCACCATGGACAAATTACAGCTCTTAGATATCTTCTTCTTGCCACATTACAACCAGCCATATAATTATGTCACCATGGCGGCTTTAACGGCAGATAAGAATTAA
- a CDS encoding cold-shock protein, with product MYEGYVESYNAQKGYGYLVIENDPSKEKIFIHQSALERLNTPSLIVGQSVLFEVAPGRKGPQAVALQLM from the coding sequence ATGTATGAAGGATATGTGGAAAGTTACAATGCGCAAAAGGGCTATGGCTATTTAGTGATAGAAAATGATCCTTCCAAAGAAAAGATTTTTATTCATCAATCAGCACTTGAAAGATTGAATACCCCTTCACTAATAGTCGGCCAAAGTGTCCTTTTTGAAGTCGCCCCTGGAAGAAAAGGCCCTCAAGCGGTCGCCCTTCAATTAATGTAA
- the ileS gene encoding isoleucine--tRNA ligase — protein sequence MKMKETLNLGKTKFSMRGNLPQKEPQRQAEWEENHVYEQRLAKNKDNQPFVLHDGPPYANGNIHIGHAMNKISKDIIIRSKAMEGYYAPYVPGWDTHGLPIEQAVTNSGVDRKALSTATFRKICQEYATKQVDQQRKDFKRLGVSGEWENPYVTYRKDFEAQEIRVFGKMAENGLIYQGNKPVYWSPSSESTLAEAEIEYKDVETPSIYVAYKAKETFGKLPSDTEFVIWTTTPWTLPASMGISVHPRITYVLVEIGTHHYLVAKDLLQSLVGKFEWEDYQIVQEIQGKELDRMVAQHPFYDRDILVMNGEHVTTDTGTGLVHTAPGHGEDDYQIGKAYGLEILSPLNDQGCFTEEAPGFEGMFYEEGNKLAISIVKEKGALLKLEYFTHSYPHDWRTKKPVIFRALPQWFCSVDKIREKTLSIINHEVKWWHPSGQKRIYNMIRDRGDWVISRQRVWGVPLPIFYAEDGTPIITPETTEYVAQLFEKYGSNVWFEREAKDLLPEGFTSEHSPNGQFTKEKDIMDVWFDSGSSWAGVLENEEHLVYPADMYLEGSDQYRGWFNSSLLTSVAVNGQAPYKQVISQGFVNDGEGRKMSKSLGNTVSPNDVCDQRGADILRLWVTSVDSRYDVRISDDILAQVSESYRKIRNTLRFMLGNLSDFDVKANSVSYQDLDPIDQFILVELDHLVEEVREAYDQFEFNTIIQQILNFLTQMMSSFYLDYSKDVTYIELADDPKRRNMQTVMYQVTKKLTILLTPIIPHTTEEIWEFLQEEEDYAQLANFPEVEHYENAEELSTFWHKFLQFRDATNRTLETARNEKVIGKSLEARLHIYADADCQSFLEAVGENLRIYLMVSQLEILDQAQAPSSADDYEGFKLVVTPAEGQVCERCRGVYPSVGSCEQAPTLCQRCAQIVIDHFPEVLQAEED from the coding sequence ATGAAAATGAAAGAGACGCTAAACTTAGGGAAAACTAAATTCTCAATGCGGGGAAATTTACCCCAAAAAGAACCCCAAAGACAAGCTGAATGGGAAGAAAATCATGTCTATGAGCAACGCTTAGCGAAGAACAAAGATAACCAACCTTTTGTTCTTCATGATGGCCCTCCTTATGCAAACGGCAATATTCATATTGGGCATGCTATGAATAAGATCAGTAAGGATATTATTATTCGTTCCAAGGCTATGGAAGGCTACTATGCCCCTTATGTTCCTGGATGGGATACGCATGGTCTTCCAATTGAACAAGCAGTGACGAATTCTGGTGTGGATAGAAAAGCTTTATCCACAGCTACCTTTAGAAAAATCTGTCAAGAATATGCCACCAAGCAAGTGGATCAACAACGCAAAGACTTTAAACGTTTAGGCGTATCTGGTGAATGGGAGAATCCTTATGTTACCTACCGCAAAGATTTCGAAGCCCAAGAAATTCGTGTCTTTGGGAAAATGGCTGAAAACGGGCTTATCTATCAAGGCAATAAGCCTGTCTACTGGTCTCCTTCCAGTGAATCCACTTTAGCCGAAGCAGAAATTGAATATAAAGATGTGGAAACACCAAGTATCTATGTGGCTTATAAAGCTAAAGAAACCTTTGGCAAATTACCTTCAGATACAGAATTTGTCATTTGGACCACCACGCCATGGACTTTGCCAGCTTCCATGGGGATCAGTGTTCATCCACGTATTACTTATGTCTTAGTAGAGATAGGTACGCACCACTATTTAGTGGCTAAAGACTTGCTACAAAGCTTAGTGGGCAAATTCGAATGGGAAGATTACCAAATTGTTCAAGAAATTCAAGGAAAAGAATTAGACCGCATGGTAGCCCAACATCCTTTCTATGATCGGGATATTTTGGTGATGAATGGGGAGCATGTCACTACTGATACCGGGACTGGTTTAGTTCATACCGCTCCTGGACATGGGGAAGATGACTACCAAATTGGAAAAGCTTACGGTTTGGAAATCCTTTCTCCATTGAATGACCAAGGCTGCTTTACCGAGGAAGCTCCAGGTTTTGAAGGAATGTTCTATGAAGAAGGAAACAAACTCGCCATTTCAATCGTCAAAGAAAAAGGAGCCCTTCTCAAGTTAGAATACTTCACCCACTCTTATCCACATGATTGGCGAACCAAGAAGCCAGTTATTTTTAGAGCCCTTCCACAATGGTTCTGTTCCGTAGACAAGATTCGGGAGAAAACCTTATCTATCATCAATCATGAGGTGAAATGGTGGCATCCTTCTGGACAAAAACGGATTTACAATATGATTCGTGACCGTGGAGACTGGGTCATTTCCAGACAAAGAGTATGGGGCGTTCCGCTTCCAATCTTCTATGCTGAAGACGGAACCCCAATCATCACGCCAGAAACAACGGAATATGTTGCCCAACTCTTTGAAAAATATGGTTCTAATGTCTGGTTTGAAAGAGAAGCCAAAGATCTCTTACCGGAAGGGTTTACCAGTGAACATTCTCCAAATGGGCAATTCACCAAAGAAAAAGATATTATGGATGTTTGGTTTGACTCTGGTTCTTCTTGGGCAGGCGTTTTAGAGAACGAAGAGCATCTGGTCTATCCTGCTGATATGTACTTGGAAGGTTCTGACCAATACCGCGGGTGGTTTAATTCCAGCTTACTCACTTCTGTGGCAGTTAATGGACAAGCTCCTTATAAACAAGTCATTTCTCAAGGCTTTGTGAATGATGGGGAAGGTCGGAAGATGAGTAAATCTCTAGGGAATACCGTTTCTCCTAATGATGTCTGTGATCAACGTGGGGCAGATATTCTTCGCCTCTGGGTGACTTCAGTGGACTCACGTTATGATGTTCGGATTTCGGATGATATTTTGGCACAAGTTTCTGAATCTTACCGTAAAATTCGGAATACCCTCCGCTTTATGTTAGGAAATTTAAGTGATTTTGATGTTAAAGCTAATAGCGTTTCTTATCAAGACTTAGATCCTATTGATCAATTTATCTTAGTAGAATTAGATCATTTAGTGGAAGAAGTGAGAGAAGCTTACGATCAATTTGAATTCAATACCATTATTCAACAAATTTTGAATTTCTTAACGCAAATGATGTCCAGCTTCTATCTCGACTATTCCAAAGACGTGACCTATATTGAATTAGCAGATGATCCGAAACGTCGGAATATGCAAACGGTTATGTATCAAGTTACTAAGAAATTGACCATCTTATTAACGCCGATTATTCCACATACGACGGAAGAAATTTGGGAATTCTTACAAGAAGAGGAAGACTATGCTCAACTTGCTAACTTCCCTGAAGTCGAACATTACGAAAATGCAGAAGAGCTTTCTACTTTCTGGCATAAGTTCTTACAGTTCCGTGATGCAACGAACCGAACTTTAGAAACGGCCCGTAATGAGAAAGTTATCGGCAAATCACTAGAAGCTCGTCTTCACATTTATGCCGATGCGGATTGTCAATCCTTCCTAGAAGCAGTGGGAGAAAACTTGCGGATTTACTTGATGGTTTCTCAATTGGAAATTCTTGATCAAGCTCAAGCGCCAAGCTCCGCTGATGATTACGAAGGCTTCAAGTTAGTTGTGACACCAGCAGAAGGGCAAGTGTGTGAACGCTGCCGTGGGGTCTATCCATCGGTAGGAAGTTGCGAACAAGCACCAACGCTTTGTCAACGGTGTGCTCAAATTGTCATTGATCATTTCCCTGAAGTTTTACAAGCAGAGGAAGATTAG
- a CDS encoding DivIVA domain-containing protein has product MQANEIKNHKFPSKMRGYDRQKVDAYLNELSVMMNTLEMNNQHLQQELYEANSKLDDLHEKEATVNRSIMVAQQAADRLRETSLDEADLIIKRAEETAKQIMTKVCDQAMDLLNEQAQLRETSRYYIFQMQGLINNAKQVLDDPKWQDLFKDVPQQAVECPTLKQILEEYNLPIRDHHGALVFDQELEKAQKKQVEAEFLNQSTGNVKAVLPSEVENLLKAEEVRLSEQETEEKPKSEKVDKNEDQE; this is encoded by the coding sequence ATGCAAGCAAATGAGATAAAAAACCACAAGTTTCCTAGTAAAATGCGCGGGTATGACCGCCAAAAGGTAGATGCTTATCTCAATGAACTTAGTGTTATGATGAACACTTTAGAAATGAATAACCAGCATCTCCAACAAGAATTGTATGAGGCTAATAGTAAATTAGATGATTTACATGAGAAAGAAGCCACAGTGAATCGTTCCATTATGGTTGCTCAACAAGCTGCAGATCGGTTAAGAGAGACCAGTTTAGATGAAGCGGATCTTATTATTAAGCGAGCTGAAGAAACAGCTAAACAAATCATGACTAAGGTTTGTGATCAGGCAATGGATTTATTGAATGAACAAGCCCAGCTTCGGGAAACTTCACGCTACTATATTTTCCAAATGCAAGGCTTAATTAATAATGCCAAGCAAGTTTTGGATGATCCTAAATGGCAAGATCTTTTTAAAGATGTTCCACAACAAGCTGTGGAATGTCCAACGCTTAAGCAAATCTTGGAAGAATATAACCTTCCTATTCGGGACCATCATGGCGCTTTAGTTTTTGATCAAGAATTGGAAAAAGCTCAGAAAAAACAAGTGGAAGCAGAATTTCTTAACCAAAGTACAGGTAATGTCAAAGCAGTGTTACCAAGTGAGGTTGAAAATTTACTCAAAGCCGAAGAAGTCCGTTTGAGTGAACAAGAAACAGAAGAGAAGCCTAAGAGCGAGAAAGTCGATAAGAATGAAGACCAGGAATAG
- a CDS encoding YlmH family RNA-binding protein, translated as MYLDHYRPEEREFTADLAHKIQFVERSYRPELTHFFNPRQQVIAKQLLGNSETLKLVWDGGYEGAENQRLLICPYYEEVDRSALELTLIEVEYPKKFEKLSHRKLLGSLLSQGIQRDRLGDILQDGERWQFIVEKDLAPYLMTQVQRIGHASVHLQEVPFSQLLDRKEDGQSFQISVASLRQDLLLSEGFRLSRQKVKVAFDNREVKCNWTLASKPSHEVQVGDVLSLRHYGRLKLEAVLSETKKGKLRLQVTRYSNQ; from the coding sequence ATGTATTTAGATCACTATCGACCAGAAGAGCGAGAGTTTACAGCAGATCTCGCGCATAAAATTCAATTCGTAGAACGGTCTTATCGTCCGGAATTAACTCACTTTTTTAATCCACGCCAGCAGGTGATTGCTAAGCAATTGCTTGGAAATTCAGAGACCTTGAAATTGGTGTGGGATGGTGGTTATGAAGGAGCAGAGAATCAACGATTATTGATTTGTCCTTACTATGAAGAAGTCGATAGATCGGCTCTTGAATTAACTTTGATAGAGGTAGAGTATCCCAAGAAGTTTGAAAAATTAAGTCATCGCAAACTCTTAGGAAGCTTGCTTAGTCAAGGGATTCAGCGAGATCGATTGGGGGACATTCTTCAAGATGGAGAGAGATGGCAATTTATCGTAGAGAAAGATTTAGCACCTTATCTCATGACGCAAGTCCAACGTATCGGACATGCTTCTGTTCATCTGCAAGAAGTTCCTTTTTCTCAATTATTAGACAGAAAAGAGGATGGACAATCTTTTCAAATCAGCGTGGCTTCCCTGAGACAGGATCTTTTGTTGAGTGAAGGCTTCCGCTTGTCTAGGCAAAAGGTGAAAGTAGCTTTTGATAATCGAGAGGTCAAATGTAATTGGACCTTAGCTTCTAAGCCAAGTCACGAAGTTCAGGTAGGAGACGTTCTCTCTTTGAGGCATTATGGGCGGTTGAAACTAGAGGCCGTCCTATCAGAAACCAAAAAGGGAAAGCTTCGCCTCCAAGTCACACGTTATTCCAATCAGTAG
- a CDS encoding YggT family protein has translation MILIFKTLYFLLQTYSFLIVIWALMSWLPNGRESQFGKYLNRIVLPYIEIFDRFIPTLAGISFSPLIAILVLELAMRGLTSLFLVFL, from the coding sequence ATGATCTTAATCTTCAAAACTTTATATTTTTTATTACAAACGTATAGTTTTTTAATTGTGATTTGGGCCTTGATGTCTTGGTTACCTAACGGAAGAGAGAGTCAATTTGGAAAGTATTTGAATCGAATTGTTCTTCCTTACATTGAAATATTTGATCGATTTATTCCTACTCTAGCCGGAATAAGTTTCTCTCCATTAATTGCGATCCTTGTTTTGGAATTAGCGATGAGGGGCTTAACCAGTTTGTTTTTAGTATTTTTGTGA
- a CDS encoding YggS family pyridoxal phosphate-dependent enzyme produces the protein MTIKSRAKQLMETVHTLTASACPPHETTLICVSKYHSVEEAKEVYQAGVRHFAENYVQGLLEKKEAMADDIVWHLIGPLQSRKVKDIINHIDYFHALDRLKIAKEINKRADQPIACFVEVNVSGEESKHGIKEEEVIDFIKSLADYPKVKVVGLMTMLPQGVGASEQHRLFGQLRKCRDQVAEEHLPWAPCTHLSMGMSGDYQIAIEEGASFVRVGSAFFQ, from the coding sequence ATGACGATTAAAAGTCGAGCCAAACAGTTAATGGAAACTGTTCATACCCTAACAGCATCAGCGTGCCCTCCTCACGAGACCACGCTGATTTGCGTTTCTAAATACCATAGTGTTGAAGAGGCAAAAGAGGTTTATCAAGCAGGCGTTCGGCACTTTGCGGAGAACTATGTTCAAGGCTTGCTTGAAAAGAAAGAAGCAATGGCCGATGATATTGTGTGGCATTTGATCGGCCCTTTGCAATCTCGAAAGGTAAAAGATATTATTAATCACATCGATTATTTTCATGCTTTAGACCGTTTGAAGATCGCCAAAGAAATTAATAAACGTGCGGATCAGCCCATTGCTTGCTTTGTAGAAGTGAATGTTTCAGGCGAAGAGAGTAAGCATGGGATAAAGGAAGAAGAGGTTATAGATTTTATCAAGTCATTAGCCGATTATCCCAAAGTGAAAGTAGTTGGTTTAATGACGATGCTCCCACAAGGAGTGGGTGCTAGCGAACAACACCGCTTGTTTGGCCAATTAAGAAAGTGCCGGGATCAGGTCGCAGAAGAACATCTGCCTTGGGCTCCCTGCACACACCTTAGCATGGGAATGAGTGGCGACTATCAGATTGCCATTGAAGAAGGAGCCAGCTTTGTTCGTGTAGGTTCTGCCTTCTTCCAGTAA
- the ftsZ gene encoding cell division protein FtsZ, with protein MDLEFDNTIECNNNANIKVIGVGGGGNNAVNRMILEGVKGVEFIVANTDTQALAHSKAENKIHLGPKVTRGLGAGAQPEVGRKAAEESEDQIREALQGADLIFITAGMGGGTGTGAAPVVARIAKEELNALTVGVVTRPFTFEGPKRGRSAAEGIANMKEYVDTLVTISNNRLLEIVDKKTPMREAFGEADNVLRQGVQGISDLITSPGYVNLDFADVRTVMQDQGTALMGIGTASGENRTAEATKKAISSPLLEVSIDGAEQILLNISGGEDLTLFEAQDAAEIVSSASSSEVNIIFGTTINENLDDEVIVTVIATGIDPDRRQKRQQEEKKRNLQRQNNRPNQSSGYQSAPTSRDLGNRPEYFEEKQVTPTYDNSRPLRQDSFEPTGRPSYGAPVDSSRHFDTSNDTNYDNVSEDDELDTPPFFRKRRR; from the coding sequence ATGGATTTAGAATTCGATAACACAATAGAATGTAATAATAATGCTAACATCAAAGTCATTGGCGTTGGTGGTGGTGGTAACAATGCTGTTAACCGTATGATTTTAGAAGGGGTTAAGGGCGTTGAATTCATCGTGGCCAACACAGATACGCAAGCTTTGGCGCATTCAAAAGCAGAAAACAAGATTCATCTTGGACCTAAAGTAACTCGCGGATTAGGTGCTGGGGCACAACCTGAAGTAGGGAGAAAAGCCGCTGAAGAAAGCGAAGACCAAATTCGTGAAGCTTTACAAGGTGCAGATTTAATCTTTATCACTGCCGGAATGGGCGGTGGAACCGGTACAGGGGCTGCACCAGTTGTTGCTCGTATTGCTAAGGAAGAATTAAACGCCTTGACCGTTGGGGTTGTGACCCGTCCATTTACCTTTGAAGGACCTAAACGTGGTCGTTCTGCTGCTGAAGGTATTGCTAACATGAAGGAATATGTGGACACCTTAGTGACGATCTCCAATAACCGCTTGTTAGAAATTGTTGACAAGAAGACTCCAATGCGTGAAGCCTTTGGAGAAGCGGATAATGTTTTAAGACAAGGGGTTCAAGGAATTTCTGACTTAATTACTTCACCAGGCTATGTGAACTTGGACTTTGCGGATGTGAGAACTGTTATGCAAGATCAAGGGACAGCTTTGATGGGGATCGGAACAGCTTCCGGTGAAAATCGTACAGCTGAAGCTACTAAGAAAGCTATTTCTTCTCCATTGTTAGAAGTTTCCATCGATGGGGCTGAACAAATTCTTTTAAATATTTCCGGTGGGGAAGACCTTACCTTATTTGAAGCCCAAGATGCTGCTGAAATTGTAAGCTCTGCTTCTTCTTCTGAAGTTAACATTATTTTCGGAACAACAATTAACGAAAACTTAGACGATGAAGTCATTGTCACAGTTATTGCAACAGGAATTGATCCTGATCGTCGTCAAAAACGTCAACAAGAAGAGAAAAAACGTAATCTTCAACGTCAAAACAATCGTCCTAACCAATCAAGTGGTTATCAATCCGCACCTACTAGCCGAGATTTAGGCAATCGTCCAGAATACTTTGAAGAAAAACAAGTAACGCCTACTTATGATAACTCACGTCCTCTTCGCCAAGATTCTTTTGAACCGACTGGTCGTCCTTCTTACGGCGCACCAGTAGATTCTTCTCGTCATTTTGATACATCAAATGACACTAATTATGATAATGTGAGTGAAGATGATGAATTAGATACGCCACCATTCTTTAGAAAGCGTCGTCGTTAA